The DNA region CCAAAAATGACGGGGTTACTGACATGGAACTGCCGACCATCTGCCAGTACTACATCTACTGCCCCGGCGTTAATCAGGGCATCACGGTAACGCTGCGGCACTTGGATAACCGCCCGCATTTTGTCGGTGGCATAGCCTGAAAGTAGCGCTTGCCCAGGGCTAACGGTTTCCCCTTCTTCAACGTGACGCGCGGTCACTACACCTGAATAGGGCGCTGAAACCACGGTATATTTCAATGATTCACGGGCTTTGGTGATCTGGGCGCTGGCGGCACTGGCTGCTTGCTGGGTGGATTTGGCATTGGCAATCGCTTGATCCATCGCGCCTTTGGAAATGGCCCCCTGAGGAAACAGTTTTTGGTAACGCTCTAATGTTTTTTGCGCTTCTACATTTAACGCTTGTGCCCGGGCGTAGTCGGCTTCAGCGGCGGCCAGCGATGCGCCTTGCTCTTTGCTGGTGATCTCCAGCAGCGAGGCTCCCGCAGGCACCAGATCGTTCACGTCAAAATTGAGTTTTACAATGCGACCGTTGGTCTGTGCAGAAACTGTGGCTGATTTTACGGCTTCCAGCGTACCATCCAGCACCAGCATATGCGGCGCTTTTTGCGTTGCCACCGTGATAGTGGCCACATCATTTGCTGCGTGCAGCGCCGGGCTGACAGCCAGTCCTAACCCCACCATCACAGTGGTTAACAACAGTCCTCGCATAGTTTTGCATCTCATAAAAACCTATTTATGAGAAAATTCTAATGGATGATGCTTCAATACGCAACAGCGTACGTGAAAAAAGAAAAATTAAGTAAACCCTGAATTAACAAGAAAAAAGCGGCCCTGATGGCCGCTGTCAGTATTAGTCTTTCAGGTAATAGGTGAGGGTAGAAACCACTCTAACACGCTTGATATAAGGCGTGTTGCTATCGCGATCGCTGATAGAAAAAGTCCCCTGGCTGGCATTCTTGATTTTGCCAAGTGAGGATTGCGAATCGCGGGCAAATTTCTCCGCCACTTCCCGAGCGTTTTCTGTGGCCTGCTGTACCATTTGTGGCTTGATGCTGTTTAAGTCGGTATAGATGAACTCAGTACGACTATCGTAATTCTGTGCTACGGCAATGCCGTCTTTCGCCAGTTCCAGTAATTTCTTGCGGCTTTGCAATACCTTATCTATCTGCTGGGTATAAACCGACAGCGTCACTTTGGCGTTATAGCGAAATTTAACATTAGGATCGGCATATCCTTGCGCTTGTCGGTCTTCGATGGACGGTTGCGACACGCTGATCTCTTCAGCAGTAAAACCTTGCTCCAGCAAAAATTTCATCACTCTATCGGTCTTTTTCTGCACTGAGCTGTAGAGATTATTCAGGTCGTTGTCGACATCATTAAAGGCAACAGGCCAGATTGCCACATCGGCTTTCACCTCCTGCTCCGCTAATCCTTTCACTGTGACCACTCGATCCATCGCTTTCATGGCAACCAAGCTGTTGCCTAAACCATTGCCCAGCAGATAAAGGCCGCCACAGATAAATGCGCCTAACAGCGCTGCCGCTAATACTGATTGTTTGTTCATTCCGTGACTCCTTGTATGCGGAAAGAAATTAGAAATATCCGTAAGATGTGACACTAAGATAGCAAAAAGCGAGTGAACTGGTCACCCGCTTTAATCCGTACGCAACGCGGTTTCTGCTATCAGAAGCGATAGTTAAACTGCATTGAATAGTAGGTCGCGGTAGATTTGGTGTGTGCGTTAACATCACCGGCCAGCGCACTGGTTTCAATCAGTGATTCTTCAACACCACGCACCAGTGCCGCGCCCAGATCGATAGTCATGCTATCCGACAGGCGATAGCTGGCACCAAGGGTATACCAATGGCGGTCTGAATCGGGGATAGACAGTGAACCAAGCTGATCCACCACACCGTTATCAAACATGTAACCCGCTCGCAGTGTCAGCGTGTCGTTAACGGTGTATGTGCCGCCAACACTGAACAGCCAAGAGTTTTTCCAATGATATTCTTTCAGCGGTGCTTTCACATTGGTGGCCACTTCCATCCCTGCATAACTGCCGCTAGCAATAGTTGCGGTTCCTTGTTTGGTGGTGATCTGATCAAAATCGTCCCACAGGGTGTACTGCGCTGTGTAATGTACTGCAAATTGGTGAGTTAATTGATGGAAACCCGCGAATTGCAGAATATCGGCTAAGGGGACGTCCAGTTCGTTGTAGTCAATGGCAATCTGTTGTGCGCCCAGTCCCGGCAACTGCTGGCTGGTCATGACATTGATATCACCCGTTACCGTTACTGTTGGGCTGAAACGATAGCTCAGACCAAAGCGGTT from Shewanella dokdonensis includes:
- a CDS encoding SIMPL domain-containing protein, yielding MNKQSVLAAALLGAFICGGLYLLGNGLGNSLVAMKAMDRVVTVKGLAEQEVKADVAIWPVAFNDVDNDLNNLYSSVQKKTDRVMKFLLEQGFTAEEISVSQPSIEDRQAQGYADPNVKFRYNAKVTLSVYTQQIDKVLQSRKKLLELAKDGIAVAQNYDSRTEFIYTDLNSIKPQMVQQATENAREVAEKFARDSQSSLGKIKNASQGTFSISDRDSNTPYIKRVRVVSTLTYYLKD
- a CDS encoding efflux RND transporter periplasmic adaptor subunit → MRGLLLTTVMVGLGLAVSPALHAANDVATITVATQKAPHMLVLDGTLEAVKSATVSAQTNGRIVKLNFDVNDLVPAGASLLEITSKEQGASLAAAEADYARAQALNVEAQKTLERYQKLFPQGAISKGAMDQAIANAKSTQQAASAASAQITKARESLKYTVVSAPYSGVVTARHVEEGETVSPGQALLSGYATDKMRAVIQVPQRYRDALINAGAVDVVLADGRQFHVSNPVIFGFTDTQSHAYKVRLPLPENTPALLPGSWIKARFPVDEREITLIPQSALYSVNELSGVYLQQGDKFVLQQVRLGETRGNNVEVLAGLQAGDVIAANAYQILLTHPVQQ
- a CDS encoding OmpP1/FadL family transporter → MTNFRKSLLVSGMMLGATQAYAAGFQLNSQSATGIGRAFAGDAVIADNASVLSRNPAAMALFDRAALSTGLTYVDIDVDVKDVNFAGGQVDLGGIDDAGSSKLIPNIYYVQPLNDQWAFGVAAFSNFGTGTDTSSLLKGATAAPYDLIGNTEVTTVTLNASLSYRINEMLSIGAGIDAVYGKGNLTRYAGSIPLVDVDADGVGFGGILGATLELNKDNRFGLSYRFSPTVTVTGDINVMTSQQLPGLGAQQIAIDYNELDVPLADILQFAGFHQLTHQFAVHYTAQYTLWDDFDQITTKQGTATIASGSYAGMEVATNVKAPLKEYHWKNSWLFSVGGTYTVNDTLTLRAGYMFDNGVVDQLGSLSIPDSDRHWYTLGASYRLSDSMTIDLGAALVRGVEESLIETSALAGDVNAHTKSTATYYSMQFNYRF